Proteins from one Actinopolymorpha sp. NPDC004070 genomic window:
- a CDS encoding rhomboid family intramembrane serine protease, whose translation MAFETSRWSDRRGSGRAPDPGVTGLKALIGLIGLMWVSEMADLMLGHHLDGYGIQARETEGLLGIAFAPFLHAGFGHLISNTIPLLMLGAIIAVAGAARLLLVTGLIALVSGLGTWLTSPPGSVTIGASGVVFGYATYLIARGVFSRSLGQLLIGLVVILVWGGALLGGLLPQAGISWQGHLFGAIGGVLTAGLLSEARRHPPTVASYRG comes from the coding sequence ATGGCCTTCGAGACCTCCCGATGGTCCGACCGACGCGGATCCGGTCGGGCACCCGACCCCGGCGTCACGGGTCTGAAGGCGCTCATCGGGCTGATCGGCCTGATGTGGGTGAGCGAGATGGCCGACCTGATGCTCGGCCATCACCTGGACGGCTACGGCATCCAGGCGCGCGAGACCGAGGGGCTGCTCGGCATCGCGTTCGCACCGTTCCTGCACGCGGGCTTCGGCCACCTGATCTCCAACACCATTCCGCTGCTGATGCTGGGCGCGATCATCGCGGTGGCGGGCGCGGCCCGGCTCCTGCTGGTCACCGGACTGATCGCGCTGGTCAGCGGCCTCGGCACCTGGCTGACGTCTCCGCCGGGTTCGGTGACGATCGGTGCGAGCGGCGTGGTGTTCGGGTACGCGACATACCTCATCGCCCGCGGCGTGTTCAGCCGCAGCCTCGGCCAACTCCTGATCGGCCTGGTGGTCATCCTGGTGTGGGGCGGTGCGTTACTGGGTGGGCTTCTGCCCCAGGCCGGGATCTCCTGGCAGGGGCATCTGTTCGGTGCCATCGGCGGCGTGCTCACCGCCGGCCTGCTCAGCGAGGCCCGGCGCCATCCGCCGACCGTCGCGAGCTACCGCGGCTGA
- a CDS encoding enolase C-terminal domain-like protein has product MTSPEHSPEPLAAPPWQAPGSGGTRITRVRTILTAPENITLVVVKIETSDPGLYGLGCATFTQRARAVAEAVDSYLAPQLIGRDPADVTDIAGSLFLSSYWRSGPVLNNALSGVDMALWDLKGKQAGLPVWQLLGGRCRSAVPVYGHASGRDAAEVEDGVRAFAEKGYRYVRCQVAVPGALTYGVSAAPGAPDRGPVGSGTGSTRAALVPDAWDPDSYLRVVPELFAHLRDQLGESVHLLHDVHERLNPTQAVRLAKALEPFGLFFLEDLLAPEDLGWLPTVRAQAATPLAIGELFTNPAEYVPLVRDRLIDFVRCHISAIGGLTPAWRLANAAELFGIRTAWHGPGDVSPVGHAANLALDLAAPNFGIQEQHVFSETAAEVFPGCPQVRDGHLWPSDTPGLGVDLDEDLAAKYPPVEPLVRDAWTRTRLPDGTVQRP; this is encoded by the coding sequence GTGACCTCGCCCGAGCACAGCCCCGAACCCCTCGCCGCCCCGCCCTGGCAAGCCCCCGGAAGCGGCGGGACGCGGATCACCAGGGTCCGGACCATCCTCACCGCGCCGGAGAACATCACCCTCGTCGTGGTGAAGATCGAGACCTCCGACCCCGGGCTCTACGGCCTGGGGTGCGCGACGTTCACCCAGCGTGCCCGCGCGGTCGCGGAGGCGGTCGACTCCTACCTCGCTCCCCAGCTGATCGGTCGTGACCCGGCCGACGTCACCGACATCGCCGGCTCGTTGTTCCTCAGCTCGTACTGGCGGTCGGGTCCGGTCCTCAACAACGCCCTGTCCGGTGTCGACATGGCGCTGTGGGACCTGAAGGGCAAGCAGGCCGGGCTGCCCGTCTGGCAGCTGCTGGGCGGCCGGTGCCGCAGCGCGGTCCCCGTCTACGGGCACGCCTCGGGCCGGGACGCGGCGGAGGTGGAGGACGGCGTACGCGCGTTCGCGGAGAAGGGCTACAGGTACGTCCGCTGTCAGGTGGCGGTGCCGGGTGCGCTCACCTACGGCGTGTCCGCTGCACCTGGTGCTCCCGACCGTGGACCGGTCGGCTCGGGCACCGGATCGACACGGGCCGCACTGGTGCCCGACGCCTGGGACCCGGACTCCTACCTGCGAGTCGTACCGGAGCTGTTCGCCCACCTGCGCGACCAGCTGGGCGAGAGCGTGCACCTGCTGCACGACGTGCACGAACGGCTGAACCCGACGCAGGCGGTCCGGCTGGCCAAGGCGCTGGAGCCGTTCGGGTTGTTCTTCCTGGAGGACCTGCTGGCACCGGAGGACCTCGGCTGGCTGCCGACGGTGCGCGCCCAGGCAGCCACGCCGCTGGCGATCGGCGAGTTGTTCACCAATCCGGCGGAGTACGTGCCGCTGGTACGCGACCGGCTGATCGACTTCGTGCGCTGCCACATCTCCGCGATCGGGGGGCTGACGCCGGCCTGGCGCCTCGCCAACGCCGCGGAGCTGTTCGGGATCCGGACGGCGTGGCACGGTCCGGGCGACGTCTCCCCCGTGGGTCATGCGGCCAACCTCGCCCTCGACCTCGCCGCGCCGAACTTCGGCATCCAGGAGCAGCACGTCTTCAGCGAGACCGCGGCGGAGGTGTTCCCCGGCTGCCCGCAGGTGCGTGACGGTCACCTGTGGCCGAGCGACACACCAGGGCTGGGCGTCGACCTGGACGAGGACCTCGCGGCGAAGTACCCGCCGGTGGAGCCGCTGGTCAGGGACGCCTGGACGCGCACCCGGCTGCCGGACGGCACCGTGCAACGTCCGTGA
- a CDS encoding ATP-dependent DNA helicase — protein MADAARGSADQQRPDHRVRELLHDAVDALAGMERPGQLVMADAVARAIATGEHLVVQAGTGTGKSLAYLVPAFLNPGGGKRPVVVATATLALQAQLVGRDLPQLADAIEKRLERRPSYAILKGRHNYACLHRVRDGVPDEQGALLERVPSGPLGRQVLELRSWAAKQAQTGGDGDRDAAPTHQDRAWAQVAVSSRECLGAQRCPYGEECFAERARERALAADVIVTNHALLAIDALENISVLPDYDVVIIDEAHELAARVTGTASAELSPGMIERAARRATPFCEGGEADPLEDAGEALRSALASAPLGRVETPSSELAAAVALVRDSARAAWSAFPSEKKDSDAESGRRQARSYVEQIRDVAERVSALSPYDVVWVAERERGGPELRVAPLSVAGLLREKLLAERTCVLTSATLKLGGDFDSAARSVGLRPVDRIPDGEDGRAGGGTPEQTGKQDREPAGEGGKDVVEPLPWRALDVGSPFDYERQAILYVARRLAPPGRGGISPRVLEEVGELVEAAGGATLGLFSSRRAAEEAAAAVRDRLGTEVLCQGEGQLSELHRRFAAEPDTSLFGTLSLWQGLDVPGDACQLVIIDRIPFPRPDDPLMSARQRAVDEAGGNGFMSVAATHAALLLAQGVGRLIRRSTDRGVVAVLDPRLVTARYGNYLRASLPPMWFTGDRDVALGALRRLRSARES, from the coding sequence ATGGCCGACGCAGCGCGGGGTTCCGCCGACCAGCAACGTCCCGACCACCGCGTGCGAGAGTTGCTCCACGACGCCGTCGACGCCCTCGCCGGCATGGAGCGCCCCGGTCAGTTGGTGATGGCGGATGCGGTCGCCCGGGCGATCGCCACCGGCGAGCATCTCGTCGTCCAGGCGGGTACCGGCACCGGGAAGTCTCTTGCCTACCTCGTCCCGGCGTTCCTGAACCCCGGCGGCGGCAAGCGTCCCGTCGTGGTCGCCACCGCCACCCTCGCGTTGCAGGCCCAGCTGGTCGGCCGCGACCTTCCGCAGCTCGCGGACGCGATCGAGAAGCGGCTCGAACGCCGTCCGTCGTACGCCATCCTCAAGGGACGCCACAACTACGCCTGCCTGCACCGCGTCCGTGACGGTGTGCCCGACGAGCAGGGCGCGCTGCTGGAACGCGTGCCGAGCGGTCCGCTCGGCCGGCAGGTGCTGGAGCTTCGGTCGTGGGCGGCGAAGCAGGCGCAGACCGGCGGTGACGGTGACCGGGACGCCGCGCCCACCCACCAGGACCGCGCCTGGGCGCAGGTCGCGGTGTCCTCCCGGGAGTGCCTGGGCGCGCAGCGCTGCCCGTACGGCGAGGAGTGCTTCGCCGAACGCGCCCGCGAGCGCGCTCTCGCGGCGGACGTGATCGTCACCAACCACGCGCTCCTCGCCATCGACGCGCTGGAGAACATCTCGGTGCTCCCGGACTATGACGTGGTGATCATCGACGAGGCGCACGAACTCGCCGCCCGGGTGACCGGGACCGCCTCGGCCGAGCTCAGCCCGGGCATGATCGAGCGCGCCGCCCGGAGGGCGACCCCGTTCTGCGAGGGCGGTGAGGCCGACCCGCTGGAGGACGCGGGGGAGGCGCTGCGCTCGGCGCTGGCGTCCGCCCCGCTGGGCAGGGTGGAGACACCCAGCTCTGAGCTGGCCGCCGCGGTCGCACTGGTCCGTGACTCCGCGCGCGCGGCCTGGTCGGCGTTCCCCAGCGAGAAGAAGGACTCCGACGCCGAGTCGGGCCGGCGGCAGGCGCGTTCCTACGTCGAGCAGATCCGCGACGTCGCCGAACGCGTCAGCGCGTTGTCGCCGTACGACGTGGTGTGGGTGGCCGAACGCGAGCGGGGTGGTCCGGAGCTTCGGGTCGCGCCGCTGTCGGTCGCGGGCCTGCTACGGGAGAAGCTGCTCGCCGAGCGGACCTGCGTCCTCACCTCGGCAACACTGAAGCTGGGCGGGGACTTCGACTCCGCCGCACGGTCGGTGGGTCTGCGCCCGGTCGACCGGATCCCGGACGGGGAGGACGGCCGGGCCGGCGGGGGTACGCCCGAACAGACCGGGAAGCAGGACCGCGAACCGGCGGGTGAGGGCGGCAAGGACGTCGTGGAGCCGCTGCCATGGCGCGCTCTGGATGTCGGCTCGCCGTTCGACTACGAGCGGCAGGCGATCCTCTACGTCGCCCGCAGGTTGGCTCCGCCCGGTCGTGGCGGGATCTCCCCGCGTGTCCTGGAGGAGGTCGGCGAGCTGGTGGAGGCGGCCGGCGGTGCGACGTTGGGGTTGTTCTCGTCCCGCCGGGCGGCGGAGGAGGCGGCCGCGGCGGTGCGGGACCGGCTGGGAACGGAGGTGCTCTGCCAGGGCGAGGGGCAGCTGAGTGAGCTGCACCGGAGGTTCGCCGCCGAGCCGGACACGTCGTTGTTCGGGACGCTGTCCCTGTGGCAGGGCCTCGACGTGCCGGGGGACGCCTGTCAGCTCGTGATCATCGACAGGATTCCGTTCCCGCGCCCGGACGACCCGCTGATGTCGGCGCGTCAGCGCGCGGTCGACGAGGCGGGAGGGAACGGCTTCATGTCCGTGGCGGCCACGCACGCCGCGCTCCTGCTCGCGCAGGGGGTCGGTCGCCTCATCCGCAGGTCGACCGACCGTGGAGTGGTGGCGGTGCTCGACCCGCGGCTGGTCACCGCGCGATACGGCAACTACCTGCGGGCGTCGCTGCCGCCGATGTGGTTCACCGGAGACCGCGACGTCGCGCTCGGTGCGCTGCGCCGGCTGCGGTCGGCCCGCGAGAGCTGA
- a CDS encoding GIDE domain-containing protein: MGIVVLVVGAVCAYFARSARARQHAMITTDTLSAQELGALQQAAVQAAGPGAFRYRVEVTGQLCAGEAGPLRSELAKVDCVWHRHVVTRKYWETRRDRKGSSRRVSRTEVVSQHSSGQPFRVQDPSGVVTVYPGDVAVDGAQKVLDRFERDTGGGQATLQLGKFRMSIPAGDSGTDGYQYEEWVLRPGRRAYVLGEASDGTGELAITDPLIVSTRTEAELLARSHSRQQAFTIAAVVAAVGGVASTAVGLVQIFG, encoded by the coding sequence GTGGGCATCGTCGTCCTGGTCGTGGGGGCTGTGTGCGCATACTTCGCCCGGAGCGCGCGTGCCAGGCAGCACGCCATGATCACCACCGACACGCTGAGCGCACAGGAGCTGGGTGCCCTTCAGCAGGCCGCCGTGCAGGCCGCCGGGCCGGGTGCCTTTCGCTACCGGGTCGAGGTGACCGGTCAACTGTGCGCCGGTGAGGCCGGGCCCCTGAGGTCGGAGCTCGCGAAGGTCGACTGCGTCTGGCACCGGCACGTGGTGACCCGGAAATACTGGGAGACCCGGCGCGACAGAAAGGGGAGCAGCCGACGGGTCAGCCGTACCGAAGTCGTGTCCCAGCACTCCTCCGGGCAGCCCTTTCGCGTGCAGGACCCGAGCGGTGTGGTGACGGTCTACCCGGGTGACGTCGCGGTCGACGGGGCGCAGAAGGTGCTCGACCGGTTCGAGCGAGACACCGGCGGTGGCCAGGCCACCCTCCAGCTCGGGAAGTTCCGCATGAGCATCCCGGCCGGTGATTCCGGCACCGACGGTTATCAGTACGAGGAGTGGGTCCTGCGCCCGGGCCGGCGGGCCTACGTTCTGGGCGAGGCGAGCGACGGTACCGGCGAGCTCGCCATCACCGATCCCCTGATCGTGAGTACCCGCACCGAGGCCGAACTGCTCGCCAGGTCACACTCCCGGCAACAGGCGTTCACGATCGCGGCGGTGGTAGCGGCGGTGGGCGGGGTCGCCTCGACCGCCGTCGGCCTGGTCCAGATCTTCGGCTAG
- a CDS encoding S9 family peptidase: protein MTYDAVPLIPRGVLFGNPTYASPTVSPDGTLLGFLAPEDGVLNVWVGPVDRPQEATPLTHDRGQGIRVFGFCHDDRTLFYLQDADGDENWRLHLLDLTDGRERCVTPYDGVQVRVLGHNRWHPTTVLLGINKDRPELHDVYELDLETDELHKRIENPGFVGWLADTDLEVRGAASITEDGGAVYYLADEAGDFHPWLEVSAEDTNTTSPLGFSRDGRTLYLVSSVGVNAARLVEVDLAAAEREAELGGGQSDGQAGADGSSQRVLAGDDAYDVGGVEFDPQTRAPQAVIFDKDREVWEYIDEDFGRAVEEVRSALGLDGELGITRSERTERTWLVSLMPSDGPVRYYLYDRPTRSLKFLFSHKPDLAGYPLAPMEPFAFTARDGLEIHGYLTFPPDIERRDLPAVLNVHGGPWARDSWGYNAEAQWLANRGYVSVEINYRGSTGYGKAFGNAGDKQWGRSMHTDLLDAVEHLVGRGLVDRDRVGIMGGSYGGYAALAGAAFTPEAFRCAVDLCGPSNLLTLLSSIPPYWKPLVAMMYAKVGDPETEKDMLWERSPLSRVDDIAIPVLVAHGANDPRVKQAEAEQIVDALKAKGLPHEYLLFPDEGHGLARPENREIYYAAAERFLAEHLGGRTES from the coding sequence ATGACCTACGACGCCGTTCCGCTCATCCCCCGCGGGGTTCTGTTCGGGAACCCGACCTACGCGAGCCCCACGGTCTCCCCCGACGGCACGCTGCTCGGATTCCTGGCTCCCGAGGACGGCGTACTGAACGTCTGGGTCGGCCCGGTCGACCGCCCGCAGGAGGCGACGCCGCTCACCCACGACCGTGGCCAGGGCATCCGGGTCTTCGGCTTCTGCCACGACGACCGGACGTTGTTCTACCTCCAGGACGCCGACGGCGACGAAAACTGGCGGCTGCACCTGCTCGACCTCACCGACGGCCGCGAGCGGTGTGTCACGCCGTACGACGGCGTGCAGGTCCGGGTCCTCGGCCACAACCGCTGGCATCCGACCACGGTGCTGCTCGGCATCAACAAGGACCGGCCCGAGCTGCACGACGTCTACGAGCTCGACCTGGAGACCGACGAGCTGCACAAGCGGATCGAGAACCCCGGCTTCGTCGGCTGGCTGGCCGACACCGACCTGGAGGTGCGCGGCGCGGCCTCGATCACCGAGGACGGCGGCGCGGTCTACTACCTCGCCGACGAGGCCGGCGACTTCCACCCCTGGCTGGAGGTGTCGGCCGAGGACACCAACACGACCAGCCCGCTGGGCTTCTCCCGCGACGGCCGCACCCTCTACCTCGTGTCGTCGGTGGGGGTCAACGCCGCCCGGCTGGTCGAGGTCGACCTGGCCGCGGCTGAGCGGGAAGCCGAACTGGGCGGCGGGCAGAGCGACGGACAGGCGGGCGCGGACGGCAGCTCACAGAGGGTGCTCGCCGGTGACGACGCCTACGACGTCGGCGGGGTCGAGTTCGACCCACAGACCAGGGCGCCGCAGGCGGTGATCTTCGACAAGGACCGCGAGGTCTGGGAGTACATCGACGAGGACTTCGGCCGGGCGGTGGAGGAGGTGCGGTCCGCGCTGGGGCTCGACGGTGAGCTCGGGATCACCAGGTCCGAACGCACCGAACGCACCTGGCTGGTCTCGTTGATGCCCTCCGACGGCCCGGTGCGCTACTACTTGTACGACCGGCCGACGAGGAGCCTGAAGTTCCTGTTCTCCCACAAGCCGGACCTCGCGGGCTATCCGCTGGCTCCGATGGAGCCGTTCGCGTTCACCGCCCGGGACGGTCTGGAGATCCACGGCTACCTGACGTTCCCGCCCGACATCGAACGCCGTGACCTGCCGGCGGTGCTGAACGTCCACGGCGGCCCGTGGGCCCGCGACAGCTGGGGCTACAACGCCGAGGCGCAGTGGCTCGCCAACCGCGGCTACGTCAGCGTGGAGATCAACTACCGCGGCTCCACCGGCTACGGCAAGGCGTTCGGCAACGCCGGCGACAAACAGTGGGGCCGGTCGATGCACACCGACCTCCTGGACGCGGTCGAGCACCTGGTCGGCCGGGGTCTCGTCGATCGCGACCGGGTGGGCATCATGGGCGGCTCCTACGGCGGTTACGCGGCCCTCGCCGGCGCGGCGTTCACCCCGGAGGCGTTCCGCTGCGCGGTCGACCTGTGCGGGCCGTCCAACCTGCTCACCCTGCTCAGCTCGATCCCGCCGTACTGGAAGCCGCTGGTAGCGATGATGTACGCCAAGGTGGGAGACCCGGAGACCGAGAAGGACATGCTCTGGGAACGCTCTCCACTCTCCCGAGTCGACGACATCGCCATCCCGGTCCTGGTGGCGCATGGCGCCAACGACCCGCGGGTGAAGCAGGCCGAGGCGGAGCAGATCGTGGACGCGCTGAAGGCGAAGGGACTCCCCCACGAGTACCTCCTATTCCCCGACGAGGGACACGGACTCGCCCGGCCGGAGAACCGCGAGATCTACTACGCCGCGGCCGAGCGCTTCCTGGCCGAGCACCTCGGTGGTCGCACGGAGTCCTGA
- the dapF gene encoding diaminopimelate epimerase produces MSTSTVAWVKGHGTENDFLLVHDPDGTLYPHLDAAAVRQLCDRRRGVGADGVLRVVRTDAIEDGRAFVGTAEWFMDFRNADGSVGEMCGNGVRVFAHFLRTRGLVDGTGEVPVATRAGLRPVRFEADGQLTVGMGVAGFPESGGLVMAAGGRTWDAVAVDMGNPHAVAMVDDLADPGALLDPPVWTPAEVFPKGVNAEFAVRRGDRHLAMRVHERGVGETRSCGTGACAVAASVARADGVTAPASYRVDVPGGTLTIALLSDGSVEMTGPAVLTARGELDLTLG; encoded by the coding sequence GTGAGCACGTCCACGGTGGCCTGGGTCAAGGGCCACGGCACGGAGAACGACTTCCTGCTCGTCCACGACCCCGACGGCACCCTGTACCCTCATCTGGACGCCGCAGCGGTGCGGCAGCTGTGTGACCGGCGACGCGGGGTCGGCGCCGACGGTGTCCTGCGAGTCGTACGCACCGACGCGATCGAGGACGGCCGGGCCTTCGTCGGCACGGCCGAGTGGTTCATGGACTTCCGCAACGCCGACGGCTCCGTGGGCGAGATGTGCGGGAACGGCGTCCGCGTGTTCGCGCACTTCCTGCGCACCCGCGGCCTGGTCGACGGCACCGGCGAGGTGCCGGTGGCGACCAGGGCGGGTCTGCGGCCGGTGCGGTTCGAGGCCGACGGCCAGCTCACGGTCGGGATGGGCGTGGCCGGGTTCCCCGAGTCCGGCGGCTTGGTGATGGCAGCCGGCGGGCGTACGTGGGACGCGGTGGCGGTCGACATGGGCAACCCGCACGCGGTGGCGATGGTCGACGACCTCGCCGACCCCGGCGCCCTGCTGGACCCGCCGGTGTGGACGCCGGCCGAGGTGTTCCCCAAGGGGGTGAACGCGGAGTTCGCCGTGCGCCGGGGTGACCGCCACCTGGCGATGCGGGTGCACGAACGCGGCGTCGGCGAGACCCGGTCCTGCGGCACCGGCGCGTGCGCGGTGGCGGCCAGCGTGGCCCGCGCCGACGGCGTGACCGCCCCCGCTTCGTACCGCGTGGACGTTCCCGGCGGTACGCTCACCATCGCCCTGCTGTCCGACGGTTCGGTGGAGATGACCGGCCCGGCCGTCCTCACCGCCCGCGGCGAGCTGGACCTGACCCTGGGGTGA
- the ggt gene encoding gamma-glutamyltransferase, which yields MRRSVVVTAVGALVATAALGSVAAADQPRGHQPRNEPAKTPVARGYGGAVSTVDLDATRAGIDVLREGGNAVDAAVAAAATLGVTEPFSAGVGGGGFFVYYDAKSGKVHTIDGRETAPASATDKLFVDPETGKPLPFQDARVSGLSVGVPGTPATWDRALDEWGTWSLRRALAPATKVASRGFVVDDTFRSQIQENADVFDDFTSTRKLYLPDGAPPAAGSVFRNRDLADTYRMLAREGMKPLYDGVLGAEIARTVQHPPVAPDADRVVRPGAMTTDDLAAYDAPVRAPTKVDYRGMDVFGMGPPSSGGSTVGEALNIVEAANPSHQDRVGVLHTYLEASALAFADRNRYVGDSDQVDVPLPALMSQGFADERACEIKPDAVLKKPVAPGVPDGDYGDSAGCDTKAAVAPADPHEGPSTTHLTASDRWGNVVSYTLTIEQTGGSGMVVPGRGFLLNNELTDFNFEPTQGDAPDPNLPGPGKRPRSSMSPTIVLREGDPVLALGSPGGATIITTVLQTLVNRYELGMSLPDAVAAPRASSRNTALEAEPAFLASPEGKALAAKGHAFKSVPEIGAETAIQFGDRGAVEAVAEPTRRGGGAAMVVLPTGGHHHGHGDQGHVPAPR from the coding sequence ATGCGTCGATCCGTCGTCGTCACCGCGGTGGGGGCGCTGGTCGCCACCGCCGCGCTGGGGTCGGTCGCGGCCGCCGATCAGCCGCGCGGCCACCAGCCGAGGAACGAGCCGGCCAAGACACCGGTTGCCCGTGGTTACGGCGGTGCGGTGTCGACCGTCGACCTGGACGCGACGCGGGCGGGTATCGACGTACTTCGCGAGGGCGGCAACGCGGTCGACGCCGCTGTGGCCGCGGCCGCGACGCTCGGTGTCACCGAACCCTTCTCCGCGGGCGTCGGCGGCGGTGGCTTCTTCGTCTACTACGACGCGAAGTCGGGCAAGGTGCACACCATCGACGGACGCGAGACCGCGCCGGCGAGTGCCACCGACAAGCTGTTCGTCGACCCGGAGACGGGCAAGCCGTTGCCGTTCCAGGACGCCCGGGTGAGCGGCCTGTCCGTCGGGGTGCCGGGTACGCCCGCGACCTGGGACCGCGCTCTGGACGAGTGGGGCACCTGGTCGCTGCGCCGGGCGCTGGCGCCGGCGACGAAGGTGGCCTCGCGCGGGTTCGTGGTCGACGACACGTTCCGCTCCCAGATCCAGGAGAACGCCGACGTCTTCGACGACTTCACCTCCACCCGGAAGCTCTATCTTCCCGACGGCGCTCCGCCCGCGGCCGGCTCGGTGTTCCGCAACCGCGACCTCGCGGACACCTACCGCATGCTGGCTCGCGAGGGCATGAAGCCGTTGTACGACGGCGTGCTCGGCGCCGAGATCGCGCGTACCGTGCAGCACCCGCCGGTCGCCCCCGACGCCGACCGGGTGGTCCGTCCCGGTGCCATGACCACCGACGACCTGGCCGCCTACGACGCGCCCGTGCGGGCACCGACGAAGGTCGACTACCGCGGCATGGACGTGTTCGGCATGGGGCCGCCGTCCTCGGGCGGCTCGACCGTCGGTGAGGCGCTGAACATCGTCGAGGCCGCGAACCCCTCCCACCAGGACAGGGTGGGCGTGCTGCACACCTACCTCGAGGCGTCCGCGCTCGCCTTCGCCGACCGCAACCGCTACGTCGGCGACAGCGACCAGGTGGACGTGCCGCTGCCGGCGCTGATGTCGCAGGGCTTCGCCGACGAGCGCGCCTGCGAGATCAAGCCCGACGCCGTACTGAAGAAGCCGGTCGCACCGGGTGTGCCCGACGGCGACTACGGCGACTCCGCCGGCTGTGACACCAAGGCCGCGGTCGCGCCGGCCGACCCGCACGAAGGGCCGTCCACGACCCACCTCACCGCGTCCGACCGGTGGGGCAACGTCGTGTCGTACACGCTCACCATCGAGCAGACCGGCGGCTCGGGCATGGTCGTGCCCGGTCGCGGCTTCCTGCTGAACAACGAGCTGACCGACTTCAACTTCGAGCCGACGCAGGGCGACGCGCCCGACCCCAACCTGCCCGGCCCGGGCAAGCGGCCACGTTCGTCGATGTCGCCCACCATCGTGTTGAGGGAGGGGGACCCGGTGCTCGCGCTGGGCAGCCCGGGCGGAGCGACGATCATCACCACCGTCCTGCAGACCCTGGTCAACCGCTACGAGCTTGGGATGAGCCTTCCGGACGCGGTGGCGGCTCCCCGCGCCTCGTCGCGAAACACCGCACTCGAGGCCGAACCGGCATTCCTCGCCTCTCCGGAGGGGAAGGCGCTGGCCGCGAAGGGGCACGCGTTCAAGTCCGTGCCGGAGATCGGTGCGGAGACGGCGATCCAGTTCGGGGACCGTGGTGCGGTCGAGGCGGTGGCCGAGCCCACCCGCCGCGGCGGCGGCGCGGCGATGGTCGTCCTGCCCACGGGCGGACACCACCACGGGCACGGCGACCAGGGGCACGTTCCGGCGCCGCGGTGA
- the hflX gene encoding GTPase HflX, with protein MTLRREDHTDADRTAPTAPADDAGLRITVVDREFPVDDPATGELDLEDRQALRRVAGFSTQLTDITEVEYRRLQLERVVLVGVWTGGSIADAENSLLELKLLSETAGAEVLEGLIQRRSRPDQATYIGRGKVEELREEVIATGADTVICDGELSPAQLRNLEERVKVKVIDRTALILDIFAQHAKSREGKAQVELAQLSYFLPRLRGWGGNLSRQAGGRAGGASGGVGVRGPGETKIELDRRRIRTRMAKLRRDIEGMKTGRSTKRQRRRRNAVPSVAIAGYTNAGKSSLLNRLTGAGVLVEDALFATLDPTTRRATAPDGRLFTLTDTVGFVRHLPHQLVEAFRSTLEEVAEADLVVHVVDGAHADPAGQISAVREVLAEAGAGDLPEIVAINKADLADPIELARLQTLVPRSVVVSARTGAGVPELLEMIGAALPHPEVEVSALVPYARGDLVAKVHEHGEVIEVEHTADGTRLRARVDPGLAATLNGFATA; from the coding sequence ATGACACTACGACGCGAAGATCACACCGACGCCGACCGTACGGCGCCGACAGCACCGGCGGATGACGCCGGCCTGCGCATCACGGTGGTCGACCGGGAGTTTCCGGTGGACGACCCCGCGACAGGCGAACTGGACCTGGAAGACCGCCAGGCCCTCCGGCGGGTGGCCGGATTCTCCACCCAGCTCACCGATATCACCGAGGTCGAGTACCGCCGGCTCCAGCTGGAGCGCGTGGTCCTCGTCGGGGTGTGGACCGGTGGAAGCATCGCCGACGCCGAAAACTCCCTCCTCGAGCTCAAGCTGCTCTCGGAGACTGCCGGCGCGGAGGTGCTGGAAGGGCTGATCCAGCGGCGCAGCCGGCCCGACCAGGCGACCTACATCGGGCGCGGAAAGGTCGAGGAGCTGCGCGAGGAGGTGATCGCCACCGGCGCGGACACCGTGATCTGCGACGGCGAGCTGAGCCCCGCCCAGCTGCGCAACCTGGAGGAGCGGGTCAAGGTAAAGGTCATCGACCGCACCGCGCTGATCCTGGACATCTTCGCCCAGCACGCCAAGAGCCGTGAGGGCAAGGCCCAGGTCGAGCTGGCCCAGCTGTCCTACTTCCTTCCCCGCCTACGTGGTTGGGGTGGCAACCTCTCCCGTCAGGCCGGCGGCCGTGCGGGCGGTGCCAGTGGCGGTGTCGGTGTGCGTGGCCCCGGTGAGACGAAGATCGAGCTCGACCGGCGCCGCATCCGCACCCGGATGGCCAAGCTTCGGCGCGACATCGAGGGCATGAAGACCGGCCGCAGCACCAAGCGGCAGCGGCGGCGCCGTAACGCCGTGCCCTCCGTCGCGATCGCCGGCTACACCAACGCCGGCAAGTCCTCGTTGCTCAACCGGCTCACCGGTGCCGGGGTGCTGGTCGAGGACGCGTTGTTCGCCACGCTGGACCCGACGACCCGCCGGGCCACCGCGCCCGACGGGCGGCTGTTCACCTTGACCGACACGGTTGGCTTCGTCCGGCACCTGCCGCACCAGTTGGTGGAGGCGTTCCGGTCGACGCTGGAGGAGGTTGCCGAGGCCGATCTCGTCGTGCACGTCGTGGACGGCGCGCACGCCGACCCCGCGGGCCAGATCAGTGCCGTACGCGAGGTGCTGGCCGAGGCCGGTGCGGGTGACCTGCCGGAGATCGTGGCGATCAACAAGGCCGACCTGGCCGACCCGATCGAGCTGGCCCGGCTGCAGACGCTGGTGCCCCGTTCCGTCGTGGTCTCCGCGCGCACCGGCGCGGGCGTGCCGGAGCTGCTGGAGATGATCGGCGCCGCGCTGCCCCACCCCGAGGTCGAGGTGAGTGCGCTCGTCCCGTACGCCCGCGGTGACCTGGTGGCGAAGGTGCACGAGCACGGCGAGGTGATCGAGGTCGAGCACACCGCCGACGGCACCCGGCTGCGTGCCCGGGTCGATCCCGGTCTGGCGGCGACGCTGAACGGCTTCGCCACCGCCTGA